A stretch of the Papaver somniferum cultivar HN1 chromosome 6, ASM357369v1, whole genome shotgun sequence genome encodes the following:
- the LOC113288376 gene encoding O-fucosyltransferase 38-like isoform X1, producing MVKGRIGSSSRNSARYKNILKPSASLNSSITYVVLGFFIITVFFFICTSRYNDEPSKSFLPVEEESLKQQTRSDRLWEAPHSYGFHPCIKPTPRYKAPEEWNRYITVKSNGGLNQMRTGIADMVAVARIMNATMVIPQLDRKSFWQDSSTFSDIFDERHFIAILQEDVQIVRELPKELELVPRARKHFTSWGSMGYYEEMTGLWKDYQVLHVAKSDSRLANNDLPLDIQRLRCRALYNALRFSPSIENLAKKLVERLRSNGGKYIALHLRYEKDMLAFTGCTDGLTEVEAKELRILRENTSHWKVKKINSTEQRIGGLCPLTPKEVGIFLQALGYPPSTMIYIAAGEIYGGDAYLSEFRSRFPNLVFKETVATSKELEAFADHASQTAALDYIMCIESDVFVPSYPGNMARAVEGHRRFSGHRKTVSPDRKGLVEVFEKMETGELEEGVSLSSVIIGMHNNRQGGPRKRRGSMPGIKGRARFRTEESFYENPLPECICGTKKHVHPA from the exons ATGGTAAAGGGAAGGATTGGTTCTTCTTCTAGAAACtctgcaagatataaaaatatcTTAAAACCATCAGCATCTCTTAATTCATCAATCACTTATGTAGTTCTTGGTTTCTTCATCATTactgttttcttcttcatctgtacTTCAAGGTATAATGATGAACCCTCCAAATCTTTCTTACCAGTTGAGGAGGAGTCTCTAAAACAACAG ACACGAAGTGATCGACTGTGGGAAGCTCCTCATAGTTATGGTTTCCACCCATGTATCAAACCTACTCCTCGATATAAAG CACCTGAGGAATGGAATCGCTACATAACTGTCAAAAGCAATGGAGGGCTCAATCAAATGCGCACGGGT ATTGCTGATATGGTCGCTGTAGCACGAATAATGAATGCAACAATGGTGATTCCTCAATTGGACAGAAAGTCTTTTTGGCAAGATTCAAG TACATTCTCAGATATATTTGATGAGCGTCACTTCATTGCAATCCTGCAAGAAGATGTACAGATTGTCAGAGAGCTTCCCAAGGAATTGGAATTAGTTCCTCGAGCTCGGAAACACTTCACTTCATGGGGGAGTATGGGCTATTATGAAGAGATGACAGGATTATGGAAGGATTATCAG GTGCTTCACGTTGCAAAATCTGATTCCCGACTAGCAAACAATGACCTCCCTCTTGACATCCAGAGGTTGCGATGCCGTGCTTTGTACAATGCTCTCCGCTTCTCTCCTTCAATTGAGAATCTGGCAAAG AAGCTGGTGGAGCGACTGAGATCAAATGGTGGGAAATATATTGCTCTTCATCTGCGATATGAGAAAGATATGCTGGCTTTCACTGGTTGTACAGATGGACTGACTGAAGTCGAAGCCAAAGAACTGAGAATTTTAAG GGAAAACACGAGCCACTGGAAGGTAAAGAAGATTAACTCAACAGAGCAGAGAATCGGAGGGCTGTGTCCCTTAACTCCAAAGGAGGTTGGCATTTTCCTTCAAGCTCTTGGTTACCCTCCATCTACAATGATTTACATTGCTGCTGGAGAAATTTATGGTGGTGATGCTTACCTCTCTGAGTTTAGATCCCGCTTTCCGAATCTTGTTTTCAAG GAAACAGTGGCAACTTCGAAAGAATTGGAAGCATTTGCAGATCATGCATCTCAAACAGCAGCTCTGGATTATATTATGTGCATAGAGAGCGACGTCTTTGTTCCATCATATCCAGGCAACATGGCAAGAGCTGTTGAGGGACACCGGAGATTCTCGGGTCACCGAAAAACAGTTTCTCCAGATAG gaaagGACTTGTTGAAGTTTTTGAAAAGATGGAAACGGGAGAGTTGGAAGAAGGAGTTTCATTATCATCGGTCATAATTGGGATGCACAATAACAG GCAAGGAGGTCCAAGGAAGAGAAGAGGTTCGATGCCAGGGATCAAAGGTCGAGCTAGGTTTAGAACTGAAGAATCTTTCTACGAGAATCCACTTCCAGAGTGCATTTGCGGAACCAAAAAGCATGTTCACCCTGCTTAA
- the LOC113288376 gene encoding O-fucosyltransferase 38-like isoform X2, which translates to MRTGIADMVAVARIMNATMVIPQLDRKSFWQDSSTFSDIFDERHFIAILQEDVQIVRELPKELELVPRARKHFTSWGSMGYYEEMTGLWKDYQVLHVAKSDSRLANNDLPLDIQRLRCRALYNALRFSPSIENLAKKLVERLRSNGGKYIALHLRYEKDMLAFTGCTDGLTEVEAKELRILRENTSHWKVKKINSTEQRIGGLCPLTPKEVGIFLQALGYPPSTMIYIAAGEIYGGDAYLSEFRSRFPNLVFKETVATSKELEAFADHASQTAALDYIMCIESDVFVPSYPGNMARAVEGHRRFSGHRKTVSPDRKGLVEVFEKMETGELEEGVSLSSVIIGMHNNRQGGPRKRRGSMPGIKGRARFRTEESFYENPLPECICGTKKHVHPA; encoded by the exons ATGCGCACGGGT ATTGCTGATATGGTCGCTGTAGCACGAATAATGAATGCAACAATGGTGATTCCTCAATTGGACAGAAAGTCTTTTTGGCAAGATTCAAG TACATTCTCAGATATATTTGATGAGCGTCACTTCATTGCAATCCTGCAAGAAGATGTACAGATTGTCAGAGAGCTTCCCAAGGAATTGGAATTAGTTCCTCGAGCTCGGAAACACTTCACTTCATGGGGGAGTATGGGCTATTATGAAGAGATGACAGGATTATGGAAGGATTATCAG GTGCTTCACGTTGCAAAATCTGATTCCCGACTAGCAAACAATGACCTCCCTCTTGACATCCAGAGGTTGCGATGCCGTGCTTTGTACAATGCTCTCCGCTTCTCTCCTTCAATTGAGAATCTGGCAAAG AAGCTGGTGGAGCGACTGAGATCAAATGGTGGGAAATATATTGCTCTTCATCTGCGATATGAGAAAGATATGCTGGCTTTCACTGGTTGTACAGATGGACTGACTGAAGTCGAAGCCAAAGAACTGAGAATTTTAAG GGAAAACACGAGCCACTGGAAGGTAAAGAAGATTAACTCAACAGAGCAGAGAATCGGAGGGCTGTGTCCCTTAACTCCAAAGGAGGTTGGCATTTTCCTTCAAGCTCTTGGTTACCCTCCATCTACAATGATTTACATTGCTGCTGGAGAAATTTATGGTGGTGATGCTTACCTCTCTGAGTTTAGATCCCGCTTTCCGAATCTTGTTTTCAAG GAAACAGTGGCAACTTCGAAAGAATTGGAAGCATTTGCAGATCATGCATCTCAAACAGCAGCTCTGGATTATATTATGTGCATAGAGAGCGACGTCTTTGTTCCATCATATCCAGGCAACATGGCAAGAGCTGTTGAGGGACACCGGAGATTCTCGGGTCACCGAAAAACAGTTTCTCCAGATAG gaaagGACTTGTTGAAGTTTTTGAAAAGATGGAAACGGGAGAGTTGGAAGAAGGAGTTTCATTATCATCGGTCATAATTGGGATGCACAATAACAG GCAAGGAGGTCCAAGGAAGAGAAGAGGTTCGATGCCAGGGATCAAAGGTCGAGCTAGGTTTAGAACTGAAGAATCTTTCTACGAGAATCCACTTCCAGAGTGCATTTGCGGAACCAAAAAGCATGTTCACCCTGCTTAA
- the LOC113288378 gene encoding two-pore potassium channel 5-like, whose protein sequence is MESEPLLGSYVFQDEEIQSADDEFRLLERRNSGLTRSRTAPALPIMRDLLKLNDDQTFEGKTKQDSNSMVRQALILLIIYLIFGVTIYSFNREKFSVIETHPVVDALYFCVVTMSTIGYGDITPLTHATKVFACVFVLVGFGFMDILLSGLVNYALDLQESLFVVTSHVNLGTRLATNTNDGRRFSVIRNYIFDVEKGRMRIRMKVGLAICVVILCIGMGAAVLHFVEKLDVVDSIYLSVMSVTTVGYGDKAFNTLQGRCFALLWLLLSTLAVARAFLYLAELRIDKRHRIMVKKILHKEITVRDLFAADINCNGFLSKSDYVIHKLKKMGKINDRDILQICNQFDKIDTNNSGKITLPELLRAYTMNLAFTDV, encoded by the exons ATGGAAAGTGAACCACTGTTAGGGTCGTATGTTTTTCAAGATGAAGAAATCCAGTCTGCTGATGATGAATTTAGATTACTTGAGAGAAGAAATTCTGGTCTTACAAGATCAAGAACTGCTCCTGCTCTGCCTATCATGCGAGACTTATTGAAACTTAATGATGATCAAACCTTTGAAGGAAAAACTAAACAGGATTCAAATTCTATGGTTAGGCAAGCATTAATTTTACTGATTATATATCTAATTTTTGGTGTTACAATATATTCATTCAACAGAGAGAAATTCTCCGTTATTGAAACTCATCCTGTTGTTGATGCTCTTTATTTCTGTGTTGTTACTATGAGTACTATTGGGTATGGGGATATTACACCACTAACACACGCCACCAAAGTTTTTGCTTGTGTTTTTGTATTAGTAGGTTTTGGGTTTATGGACATATTGTTAAGTGGCTTAGTAAATTATGCATTAGATTTGCAAGAATCTTTGTTTGTGGTAACTAGTCATGTGAATCTGGGTACAAGGCTGGCGACTAATACTAACGACGGTCGTCGTTTTTCGGTCATCAGAAATTATATTTTCGATGTAGAAAAAGGAAGAATGAGGATAAGAATGAAGGTCGGATTAGCAATTTGTGTTGTCATATTGTGTATTGGGATGGGTGCTGCGGTTTTACACTTTGTTGAGAAGTTAGATGTGGTTGATTCAATATATCTATCAGTTATGTCTGTTACCACAGTGGGATATGGCGATAAAGCTTTTAACACGTTACAGGGGAGATGTTTTGCTTTGTTATGGCTTTTGTTGTCAACTTTGGCGGTTGCTAGAGCATTTTTGTATCTGGCGGAGTTAAGGATTGATAAAAGGCATAGAATCATGGTGAAGAAGATTCTGCACAAAGAAATCACAGTTAGAGATTTGTTTGCAGCTGATATCAATTGCAATGGCTTCCTCAG TAAATCCGACTATGTGATTCACAAGCTCAAAAAGATGGGAAAGATTAACGACAGAGATATATTGCAGATCTGCAACCAGTTTGACAAGATTGACACCAATAATTCTGGGAAGATAACACTTCCCGAATTACTAAGAGCATATACAATG AATCTGGCGTTCACTGATGTCTGA
- the LOC113288379 gene encoding probable xyloglucan endotransglucosylase/hydrolase protein 5 translates to MMKMADSSSNMKCLLLVCFFSVIGMAMGIAPKMAVSVPFGRNYDPTWSFDHIKYFDGGNEIELHLDNYTGTGFHSKGSYLYGHFHMHIKMVAGDSAGTVTAFYLSSNGNEHDEVDFEFLGNRTGEPYILQTNVFTGGEGKREQRIYLWFDPTAAYHTYSILWNSYHITFFVDDIPIRIFKNSQKLGLKFPFEKPMKLYSSLWNADDWATRGGLEKTDWSKAPFVAKYKGFHIDACQTSVNARFCETQGKRWWDQKEYQDLDAAQYRRLKWVRRKFTIYNYCQDKARFPTMPLECKIDRDA, encoded by the exons ATGATGAAAATGgcagattcttcatctaatatGAAGTGTTTGTTATTGGTCTGTTTTTTCTCTGTGATCGGGATGGCAATGGGTATTGCACCAAAGATGGCAGTGAGTGTGCCGTTCGGGAGAAACTATGACCCTACATGGTCATTTGATCACATCAAGTATTTCGATGGTGGTAATGAGATTGAGCTCCACCTCGACAACTACACTG GTACTGGATTTCACTCAAAGGGATCTTATTTGTATGGACACTTCCACATGCACATAAAGATGGTTGCAGGAGACTCAGCTGGAACTGTAACTGCTTTCTAT TTATCTTCCAATGGGAATGAGCATGATGAGGTAGACTTTGAGTTCTTAGGAAACAGGACAGGGGAGCCCTACATTTTACAGACAAATGTCTTCACAGGTGGTGAAGGTAAAAGAGAGCAGCGGATCTACCTCTGGTTCGATCCAACAGCGGCTTACCACACCTATTCTATCCTCTGGAACTCCTACCACATCAC ATTCTTTGTTGATGATATCCCAATCAGGATATTCAAGAATAGTCAAAAGCTTGGACTGAAATTCCCATTCGAAAAACCCATGAAGTTGTACTCAAGTTTGTGGAACGCAGATGACTGGGCAACTAGGGGAGGGCTTGAGAAGACTGATTGGTCCAAGGCACCCTTTGTAGCCAAGTACAAGGGATTCCACATTGATGCTTGTCAGACATCAGTGAACGCCAGATTCTGTGAAACACAAGGAAAGAGGTGGTGGGATCAGAAGGAATACCAAGACCTTGATGCTGCCCAGTACAGGAGGCTCAAGTGGGTGCGTAGGAAATTTACAATCTACAACTACTGCCAAGATAAAGCCAGGTTCCCCACAATGCCTCTCGAGTGCAAAATAGACAGGGATGCTTAA
- the LOC113288380 gene encoding lysine--tRNA ligase, cytoplasmic-like yields the protein MVGGVEETTKAVSELTMDPSSTTPEASSESTSKNALKKAQKMKQKEEEKRLKEEEKKKKAEAMASSKAASNPNPDDEDMDPTQYFENREKWLASQKASGSNPYPHKFFVTMTLTKYIKKYETLADGEHLEDVEVSLGGRIMHKRTSSSKLFFYDLHDEGLKVQLMVDARKSDMDEAEFTRFHSGVKRGDIVGVTGFPGKSKRGELSLFPKSFVVVSHCLHMMPRNKAGPGGDNANAKKTDLWVPGSTRNPESYTLKDQETRYRQRYLDLMLNMEVRQIFKTRAKVVSYIRKFLDDLDFLEVETPMMNMIAGGAAAKPFVTHHNDLNMRLFMRIAPELFLKQLIVGGLNRVYEIGKQFRNEGIDLTHNPEFTTCEFYMAFADYNDLMDLTEKMLSGMVKELTGGYKIKYHANGLDKEPIEIDFTPPFRRIEMIGELEKMAGLEIPKDLSSDLTTKYLLDACTKFDVKCPPPQTTTRLLDKLVGHFLEETCVNPTFIINHPQIMSPLAKWHRSKPGLTERFELFINKHELCNAYTELNDPAVQRERFAEQLKDRQSGDDEAMALDETFCTALEYGLPPTAGWGLGIDRLTMLLTDSQNIKEVLLFPAMKPQDEPAAPKAT from the exons ATGGTTGGAGGCGTCGAAGAAACAACCAAAGCGGTCTCCGAGCTCACCATGGATCCATCATCAACCACTCCTGAAGCTTCTTCTGAATCTACAAGCAAAaa TGCTTTGAAGAAGGCGCAAAAGATGAAACagaaagaggaggagaagaggttaaaggaggaagaaaagaaaaagaag GCTGAGGCCATGGCAAGCTCCAAGGCGGCTAGTAATcctaatcctgatgatgaagatatggatcccact CAATACTTTGAAAATAGGGAGAAATGGCTTGCGTCCCAGAAGGCTTCAGGAAGCAATCCTTATCCTCACAAGTTCTTTGTCACAATGACTCTTACCAAATACATTAAAAAGTACGAAACATTGGCTGATGGTGAACATCTCGAAGATGTCGAAGTTTCATTGGGTG GTAGGATTATGCACAAGAGAACTTCATCTTCGAAGTTGTTCTTTTATGATTTGCATGATGAGGGCTTAAAGGTTCAGCTCATGGTTGACGCAAG GAAATCTGACATGGACGAAGCTGAATTTACACGCTTCCATTCTGGTGTCAAACGTGGTGACATTGTTGGTGTTACTGGATTTCCAG GAAAAAGCAAAAGAGGAGAACTAAGTCTTTTCCCCAAATCTTTCGTTGTTGTATCTCACTGTCTTCATATGATGCCAAGAAATAAAGCTGGTCCTGGCGGTGATAATGCAAATGCCAAG AAAACTGATCTATGGGTACCCGGAAGTACAAGAAATCCCGAATCATACACATTGAAGGATCAG GAAACAAGATACCGTCAGCGTTACTTGGACTTGATGTTGAATATGGAGGTGCGGCAAATATTTAAAACTCGAGCTAAGGTTGTTTCATACATTAGGAAATTCCTTGACGATCTCGATTTCCTGGAG gTAGAAACCCCCATGATGAACATGATTGCTGGTGGAGCAGCAGCCAAGCCATTTGTTACGCATCATAATGACCTGAACATGAGGCTGTTCATGCGTATTGCCCCTGAGCTTTTCCTTAAGCAGCTGATTGTTGGTGGATTGAACCGTGTGTACGAGATAGGAAAACAATTCAGAAATGAAGGGATTGATTTGACACACAATCCAGAGTTCACCACGTGTGAGTTTTATATGGCTTTTGCAGATTACAATGACTTGATGGATCTCACGGAGAAGATGTTGAGTG GTATGGTCAAGGAACTAACTGGTGGTTATAAAATTAAGTATCATGCAAATGGATTGGACAAGGAACCAATAGAGATTGACTTCACTCCTCCCTTCAG AAGGATTGAAATGATAGGAGAGTTGGAGAAGATGGCTGGCCTTGAGATACCCAAGGATCTATCAAGCGACTTAACCACCAAGTATTTGCTGGATGCTTGCACCAAGTTTGATGTCAAGTGCCCTCCTCCTCAAACAACAACGCGGCTGTTGGATAAG CTTGTTGGACACTTCTTGGAGGAGACATGTGTTAATCCAACCTTCATCATTAACCATCCTCAGATAATGAGCCCCTTGGCGAAGTGGCATAGATCAAAGCCAGGCTTGACAGAACGTTTTGAATTGTTCATCAACAAGCATGAA CTTTGCAATGCATATACAGAGTTGAATGATCCTGCGGTACAACGTGAAAGATTTGCCGAACAATTAAAG GACCGACAATCTGGTGATGATGAAGCAATGGCACTAGACGAAACATTTTGCACGGCTTTGGAGTATGGATTGCCCCCCACCGctggttggggtttgggaattgACCGGCTCACTATGCTGCTTACTGATTCACAGAATATCAAG GAGGTTCTTCTGTTCCCTGCTATGAAGCCTCAGGACGAACCTGCTGCTCCCAAAG CAACTTAG